The DNA sequence TATTCTCGCCGCGATGCATGTCCTGGCGGCACTGGGAGGTCAGGACCAGCCGCTGAGTGAGATGATGGCGCAGTACAATCGGTATGCAGCTTCCGGTGAGCTCAACTCACGCCTGGCCAATGCCGAGGCTCAGGCGGAGCGGACCCAGGCTGTGCTGGATGCCTTCGCCGACCGCACCGAGAGCATCGATCGCTTGGATGGGGTGACTGTGGAGTTGACGGGCACGCCTGCGTGGTTCAATGTCCGGGCTTCCAACACCGAGCCATTGCTGCGTCTCAATGTGGAGGCTCCCAGCCAGGAGGAAGTGGACGCCCTCGTGGAGGAGATCCTGGGCATCATCCGCGCATAGCGGTTTCCTGCCTTGTTCCGCAGGCCGATCTGTAGACCGGTTCGCAGGCCGGGGGCTAGACAAGGGGCTAGGCAAGGGCTGCAGAAAGCTTGAGGATTTCTGCTAGAACCCTGCTGAACCTGCTGAGTATCCACCACCGGAGAGATCAAAGTCCTTATCCTTGAGGTAACGATGAAAGGGTGATTGATTCCCAGTGGTGGATTCTTTCTATGACGGTTCTTCCTATAACCAGGAAACAGTCAGATTTTATGATGTGGCCTATGAGGGGGCACAGGTTCGGGTGATCGGCAGTTTCGTCGAATCCGGAGCACTCGCCCCGCTGGAGGGGCTCCGGCCCCGCAGCGTGGTGGTACTGATCAGTGGCCAGATCAATCAGAGCTGTGCCCGCATGGTCGAGGCGCTGCATGCCCCGCTCCGGCAGCCCTTCGTTATCACTGCGGCTCTCCCCAGTTATGTGGGCGCTTTGGATGTGGTCATCGTGGTGACCGATGACGGAGGGGATGAAGAGTCCCTCAAGGCGTTGATCACCGCCACCCAACGTGGTGCGACCACGGTTCTGGTCGGCCCGGTCGATGGGCCCCTGGTGGAGGAAGCCCCTTCAGATGTGATCATGGTGCCCACGCTGCCCACCGCGACAGCAGCGTCTCCCTCCCGGACTATTGCTTCGCTCACGGCGATCCTTGATCTGTTGGAGGAAGATCCCAGGATCGTGGCCGACCGCATGGCGCATGTAGCGGATTCGGTGGATGAGGAAATTGAATCGTTGTCACCGGAACGTGATGAACTAGTCAATCCGGGTAGGAAGTTGCGCATGGTCGCAGATGGATTCCGCATTGTTCACACCGGCCGAACCGAGTGGGGGAATGCAATCGCCAACGTCGTAGCCGGTTTATGGAACAAACGTGGTCTGGTTTGTGGTGCCCTCGACGGAGAGGAACTTTTTATGGCATTGCCTGATCTGCGTGGTCCGCAACCGGACATCTTCCACGACCCGTTCCTGGATGAGGATGCCCGGATGGTACCGTTTAGGGCTGTTGTCTGGGCGGAGGAAGAGCCTGGAATCCCCGATGCCGTGGCGCAGTTCTGCGATTTCAACGGCAGGGGGCCACTTGCCTCGACCTTGCGTCTGATTGTCCGTGGTCAGTCAGCGACTGTCTATGCCGTAGAAGAAAGGGATGTGTAAATGGAGCTGTTGGAGGGCACACTGCGCGCCTACCCGTGGGGCTCACGCACCCTGATCCCCGAGTTGCGCGGACATGAGTCCCCATCGGGCAGGCCTGAAGCGGAGCTCTGGTTCGGTGCGCATCCGGGTGCCCCATCGACGATCAACGGCACCGCACTGGATCAACTCATCGAACAGAACCCACAGCAGATGTTGGGTGAGCGCGTCGCGCGGGAGTTCGACGGACAGCTGCCTTTCCTGATGAAGATCCTCGCTGCGGGCGCGCCGCTGTCACTCCAGGCACATCCCTCGCTCGAGCAGGCGAAGGACGGCTACTCCCGCGAGAATAACGCCAGCATCGCCTTCAATGCGCCCAACCGTAACTACCGGGATGCCAATCACAAACCTGAGCTCATCGTCGCACTCACGGATTTTATCGCCATGGCTGGCTTCCGCCCGCTAAAGCGCACCCTCGAACTTTTTGATGCCATCGACTGCCATGAGCTGGACCATTATCTCAGCATGCTGTCGGTGGACACCGAGGAGGAGAGTCTCCGGGCCCTGTTCACCACCTGGATCACCATTCCGGTGGGCAAGCGCCATGAGCTTCTCGACGCCCTGCTCGCCTCCGCTCACCGTTATATCGACGGCGGCGGCGCGGACGCGGAGTTCCGCTTTATTCTCTCCCATATCATTGAGCTCCACGACCGTTATCCCGGCGATGTGGGTGTGCTGGGTGCTCTGCTGTTGAATTTCTATGAGCTCAAGCCTGGCGACGGCATCTTCCTGGATGCAGGCAATCTCCATGCCTATATCTCAGGCCTTGGTGTGGAGATCATGGCCAACTCTGACAATGTTCTCCGTGGCGGGTTGACCTCCAAGCATGTGGATGTCCCGGAGTTGGTGCGGGTGCTCAACTTCAAATCGTTGAGCAACGCGGTCGTGGATTCTGTCACCGACGGCAATATCCACCACTATCCTGTCCCGGTCAGCGAATTCACCATGGACCGGGTGCGGGTTGATGGCACCCACACCGCTGAACACGATGGCCCCATGATCATCCTGTGCACCGACGGCGCCGTCACCCTCACACATGGAGATCAGTCCATCGACCTCAGCGCGGGTCATGCGGCCTGGATCCCCGCTGAGGATGGGGTGATCGGACTGACCTCCGACAGTGCAGAGGTGTTTATCGCCACTGTCTGAGCTGACAGGCACTGAAAAAAGCTGGGCTCCTGCGGTTTTAAACTGCATGGGGCCCAGCTTTTTGGTGGGATCGCCACCGGTTTAAGGCACCGGTGTCAGATCGGCCGGTGTCTCAGGATTCAGCGGGGCGGTGGGCTCATCGACGAAGTCTGTCGGAGTGGGTTCCGATGGTGTGGTGGACTGATGTGTGTCCTCTGTCGGGGAACCGGATGTCGTCTGCTCGGGCTCGGTGGGTTCGGGAGTCGGCTCGACGGGGACCAGTGGAATGGTGCTGTCCTCCACATCCTCTGTCGTCGAGGTGTCCTCGCTGGTATCCGTGGTTTGAGGTGGCGTCACCTGTGGGTCGGTGGGCAGATCAGGAAGTGGAGGTTCCGGGGTCTGGGTGGTGGAGTCGCCTGATGTTTCGGAGCTGGTGGGGGTCGCCGATGTCGTGGGATCACCGGGCTCCTCGGATGGGGTTTGTGCGGGAGCTGCGGCGGTGGTTCCCGGAACTGTCTGTCCGACGGGGCCGACTGGTTGTGGTGAGGTCGTACGCGCTGACGGTCCGCTCGGTCCGCCCGGGTTCACCTGTGCCGGAGGGGGTACGTAGGCATTGGGTGGAAGATAGGGGTCGGCGGTGTCCACAGCTGCAAGTGGCTTCTGGGTCCGCTCGGGGGCGGGGAGCAGATCAGTGCCCCCACCTGGGTTTTCATAGAGTGCAGGGGCTGGGGTGGTCGACGGGGTGCTGTGCATGGCAATATCAAGGGTGGGTCGGTCCGGGCTGGATGCCTGCCAGACAATGAGCCCCAGAGCTAAAGCGCCGATGCATCCAACGACGATGAAGGTGAGAGCTCTGTGCTTCTCAGATTTCATCCGCTGGTCCTCCGGTACGTCGTGGTCGAAATAAAGATTAAAGGTAACAAGTTAATAACGACAATATCACGTTCTCGCCTTAGTGCGTAGGTAGAAGGTGATAGAAATGTCGGAAAACTCTGAGGATCTTGCTTTCAACTGCGGAAATAAACAAGCTCGTGAGAAATAAACAATATTTGCGAAACATGATTGGAAAGGTTGGGAGACATGGGTGCATGGGATGATGCCATCCTCACTGAGGAGATCAACATCGATTACCTCGATGAGATTTCTGAACTTGAGGATGCCGAAATTCTCGAGGCCCTCGAAGATGCCTGTCTGCTGGTGATCAACCAGGACAAGGCCACCGAGGATGAACACCTCAACGGACAGGCAGCCGCCACCATCGCCGCCATCCTGTCCGGGGCGCCGTACTCCGCGGGTGAGGTGGTGGAGAATTACCCCTTCATCCGAGCCCTCATCGGAGAGGGATCTGAATCCCTCCGGGCGGCGGCAACCCGGGTACTGGAGGAATCTGATGTGGATTATGACCTCGAGGCCTACCTGGAAGCCTTGAGCTGACCTCACCACGCTCCCTGCGGATGCCCGCGTGAGCCTCACGGACACCGTTGATATCTGATCCACCTAGTAGAGTGGGCAACGGTTTTACTGATTCTTTTCACAAGTATTAAAAGGAGAGTGCCAGAATATGGCAAAGGTCACGGACTTCAAGGTCGCGGATCTGTCCCTCGCGGAAGCTGGTCGTCACCAGATCCGTCTCGCTGAGTACGAGATGCCGGGTCTGATGGAGCTGCGTAAGGAATATGCAGAGGAGCAGCCGCTGAAGGGTGCCCGCATCGCAGGTTCCATTCACATGACGGTGCAGACCGCTGTGCTGATTGAGACCCTGACCGCTCTCGGCGCAGAGGTCCGCTGGGCTTCCTGCAATATCTTCTCCACTCAGGATGAGGCCGCGGCAGCGATCGTCGTCGGCCAGGGCACCCCGGAGGATCCGAAGGGTGTTCCGGTATTCGCCTGGAAGGGTGAAACCCTGGATGAGTACTGGTGGTGCATCAACCAGATCTTCAGCTGGGAAGGTGAGCTGCCGAACATGATCCTCGATGATGGCGGCGATGCCACCATGGCTGTCATCCGTGGACGCGAGTATGAGAAGGCCGGCGTTGTTCCGCAGCCGGAGGACAATGACTCCGATGAGTACATCGCCTTCCTGGGCATGCTCCGCGAGGTTCTGGCCGTTGAGCCGAACAAGTGGACCGCCCTGGGTGAGTCCATCAAGGGTGTCACCGAGGAGACCACCACCGGTGTCCACCGTCTGTACCACTTCGCAGAGGAGGGCATCCTGCCCTTCCCGGCGATGAACGTCAACGATGCCGTGACCAAGTCCAAGTTCGACAATAAGTACGGCACCCGCCACTCCCTGATCGACGGCATCAACCGTGCCACCGACATGCTCATGGGTGGCAAGAACGTCCTGGTCTGTGGTTACGGCGATGTGGGCAAGGGCTGCGCCGAGGCTTTCGATGGCCAGGGCGCACGCGTCAAGGTCACTGAGGCCGACCCGATTAATGCCCTCCAGGCATTGATGGACGGCTACTCCGTGGTCACCGTGGATGAGGCGATCGGTGAGGCCGATATCATCATCACGGCCACCGGCAACAAGGACATCATCTCCTATGAGCAGATGCTGCAGATGAAGGACCACGCCCTGCTGGGCAACATCGGTCACTTCGACAATGAGATCGACATGCACTCCCTGTTCCACCGCGATGATGTCATCCGCACCAACATCAAGCCACAGGTGGATGAGTTCACGTTCACCAACGGCAAGTCCATCATCGTGCTGTCTGAGGGCCGTCTGCTCAACCTGGGCAACGCCACCGGACATCCCAGCTTCGTCATGTCCACTTCCTTCGCTGATCAGACGATCGCGCAGATCGAGCTGTTCCAGAACGACGGCAGGTACGCCAATGACGTCTACCGCCTGCCGAAGATTCTCGATGAGAAGGTCGCACGCATCCACGTCGAGGCGCTCGGCGGTAATCTCACCGAGATGACCAAGGAGCAGGCCGAGTACATCGGTGTCGATGTCGCAGGACCGTACAAGCCGGAGCACTACCGCTACTAATGATTGTCAGTATTGAGGGAATTGACGGCGCCGGAAAGAACACCCTGGTCCGTGCGCTGACCGAGCGTATTGATGCTCGCGTGATCTCCTTCCCGCGCTATGGCACGTCGATCCACGCCCAACTGGCCGCGGAGGCTCTCCACGGCCGGATGGGTGACCTCACTGACAGCGCTTATGCGATGGCGACCCTGTTCGCCCTGGACCGCCACGGCGCCCACGCGGAGCTGACTGCGCCGGGTCTGCTGTTGCTCGACCGGTATGTCGCCTCCAACGCCGCCTATACCGCGGCCCGTTTGCTTGACGACGCCGCGGCCACCTGGGTGGCTGAGCTTGAATTCGGGCGTCTGGCTCTGCCGCGCCCCGTGCTCCAGGTACTCCTGGACACCCCTGCGGACCTTGCGCAGGAACGGGCCAGGCGTCGAGAAGCGATTGATGCGTCCCGCACCCGGGACCGCTATGAGGCGGACTCCGGTCTCCAGGAACGCACCGCCGCCCAGTACCGCCGCCTGGCGGCAAAAGGGTGGGAGTCGCCGTGGATCGTGGCTGCCCCCGAAGACGACCCCGGCCACGTTGCAGCCAGAATCGTCGACTTTATAGATAACATGAGTTAACCCATCTATCCGGAAGGTTTGACATGCCGCAGAAAATTCTTGTCGTCGATGATGATCCCGCGATCTCCGAGATGTTGACCATCGTGCTCAGCGCCGAGGGTTTCGATACCGTCGCCGTCACCGACGGCGCCCTCGCCGTGGAGACCGCACTGCGCGAGCACCCCGATCTCATCCTTCTGGACCTGATGCTTCCCGGCATGAACGGCATTGACATCTGCCGGTCCATCCGTCAGGATTCCGCCGTCCCGATCATCATGCTCACCGCCAAGACCGACACCGTTGACGTGGTGCTCGGCCTGGAATCCGGTGCTGATGATTATGTGAACAAGCCCTTCAAGGCCAAAGAACTCGTCGCGCGCATCCGTGCACGCCTGCGCCGCACCGATGATGAGCCCGCCGAGACCCTCGAGGTTGGCGATCTCACCATCGATGTTCCAGGCCACACCGTCAAACGGGGCAATGAGGAAATCTCGCTCACCCCGCTGGAATTTGATCTCCTGCTGGAGCTGGCCCGCAAACCGCAGCAGGTATTCACCCGTGAGGAACTTCTGGGTAAAGTGTGGGGATATCGTCACGCATCCGATACCCGCCTGGTCAATGTGCATGTGCAGCGGCTGCGCGCGAAGATCGAGAAGGATCCGGAGAACCCACAGATCGTGCTCACCGTTCGAGGTGTCGGTTATAAGACCGGAAACGTTGAATAACCACACATTGAAGGGATAATTTTCCAATTCTGACCTGGTTCAAGCGGCTTCGTCACCGCTTCATGGACAAATGGCGGACCTCCCTGCAGGTCCGTGTCCTCGGCTCGATCTTCACGGCGTCGGCTGTGGTGATGCTCCTGCTCGCCTTGGGCATGCTCACCGTATTCACCCAGCGGCTCGTGGACCAGAAGATCGACATCGCAGGCTCAGAGATTGACCGTGCCCGCGTGGTGGTGGAGGAGCAGATCGCTGCCTCCGGCGCCTCAAGTTCGATCCAGCTGCGGTTGAATGCCGCACGTGCCGGTCTGGCCAGCCTGGGCAGCAGTGGCTCGGGGGCGGATGTCACCGCGGTCTATGAACCGGTGGTGCTGGTTAATTCCGAGGACATAGTGGTCTCCCCGGAGGGGTATCACATTCCGGACAGGCTCCGTTATTTCGTGTCGGAGAACCAGGTGTCTTACCAGTTCACCACGATCGATCAGGGGGGAGGGGAATCCTATAACGCGCTGATCGTCGGCACCCCCACCGACAGCGACATCCCTGATCTCCAGGTGTATCTGGTCTTCTCGATGGAAAACGACGAGGCCTCCCTCGCCCTCATGCGGGGTCTGTTGTCGGCCGCACTCGTGGTCGTGGTGGTTCTGCTGGTGGGTATCGCCTGGTTGGCCACCCAGCAGGTCACCGCTCCGGTGCGCTCCGCCAGCCGCATTGCGGAACGCTTCGCCCAGGGCAAACTGCGGGAACGCATGGTGGTCGATGGCGAAGACGAGATGGCACGCCTGGCCATGAGCTTCAACGCCATGGCGAAATCACTGTCCGCACAGATCAAACAGCTGGAGGAGTACGGCAACCTGCAACGGCAGTTCACCTCTGATGTATCGCACGAACTTCGGACACCACTGACCACCGTGCGCATGGCGGCGGATCTCATCGCGGATAACTCCGATGAACTCTCGCCGGCCGCCCGACGCGCCAGCGAACTCATGACCAGGGAACTGGATCGCTTCGAAGCTCTCCTCGGTGATCTGCTTGAGATCTCCCGACACGATGCCGGTGTGGCGGATCTGTCCACCACACAACATGATGCCCGCGGTCCGGTGAACTCCGCCATCCAGCAGGTCGCGGTGCTCGCGGGGGAACTCGATGTGCCCCTCGATGTCGAACTCCCCGATGACCCGGTCATGATCAACGGTGACTCCAGACGCATCGAACGCATCATCCGCAACCTGGTGGCCAACGCCATTGATCACGCCCGGGGCAATCCCGTGCACATCCTCCTGGCCTCCAACGACGATGCCATCGCGATCACCGTCACCGACCAGGGGGTGGGACTGAAGGAAGGTCAGGAGGAATTGGTTTTCAACCGCTTCTGGCGTGCCGATCCCTCCCGTGTCCGTCATTCCGGTGGCACAGGACTGGGACTGGCGATCTCCCGTGAGGATGCGATCCTCCACGGAGGAAGCCTCGATGCCGCCGGTAATCTCGGCGTGGGTTCCATGTTCCGTCTCGTCATCCCCCGTGAACCCCACGGCCATTACCGCACAGCACCCCTGGAACTCATTGCACCACAACAACCCCGGGAGGTGGAGGCCTGATGCTCCGCATCATGAAGCGCGCGGACCTGACCAGACTCATCGCGGCACTGTCCGCCACGGTTCTGCTGGCGGGATGTTCCACGCTGCCCCGTGACACCGATCCCCAGGTCCTGAGGTCCTTCGATGTGGCGGATAGTCCCATTGAGGTGGCCGGACCCACCCCGGGGGCGGATCCGGATATTCTGCTGCGCAATTTCTTCTCCGCCGGGGCGTTCCCTTCCCAGCAGTACCAGGCATCCCGTG is a window from the Corynebacterium faecale genome containing:
- the manA gene encoding mannose-6-phosphate isomerase, class I encodes the protein MELLEGTLRAYPWGSRTLIPELRGHESPSGRPEAELWFGAHPGAPSTINGTALDQLIEQNPQQMLGERVAREFDGQLPFLMKILAAGAPLSLQAHPSLEQAKDGYSRENNASIAFNAPNRNYRDANHKPELIVALTDFIAMAGFRPLKRTLELFDAIDCHELDHYLSMLSVDTEEESLRALFTTWITIPVGKRHELLDALLASAHRYIDGGGADAEFRFILSHIIELHDRYPGDVGVLGALLLNFYELKPGDGIFLDAGNLHAYISGLGVEIMANSDNVLRGGLTSKHVDVPELVRVLNFKSLSNAVVDSVTDGNIHHYPVPVSEFTMDRVRVDGTHTAEHDGPMIILCTDGAVTLTHGDQSIDLSAGHAAWIPAEDGVIGLTSDSAEVFIATV
- the ahcY gene encoding adenosylhomocysteinase, which gives rise to MAKVTDFKVADLSLAEAGRHQIRLAEYEMPGLMELRKEYAEEQPLKGARIAGSIHMTVQTAVLIETLTALGAEVRWASCNIFSTQDEAAAAIVVGQGTPEDPKGVPVFAWKGETLDEYWWCINQIFSWEGELPNMILDDGGDATMAVIRGREYEKAGVVPQPEDNDSDEYIAFLGMLREVLAVEPNKWTALGESIKGVTEETTTGVHRLYHFAEEGILPFPAMNVNDAVTKSKFDNKYGTRHSLIDGINRATDMLMGGKNVLVCGYGDVGKGCAEAFDGQGARVKVTEADPINALQALMDGYSVVTVDEAIGEADIIITATGNKDIISYEQMLQMKDHALLGNIGHFDNEIDMHSLFHRDDVIRTNIKPQVDEFTFTNGKSIIVLSEGRLLNLGNATGHPSFVMSTSFADQTIAQIELFQNDGRYANDVYRLPKILDEKVARIHVEALGGNLTEMTKEQAEYIGVDVAGPYKPEHYRY
- a CDS encoding dTMP kinase, coding for MIVSIEGIDGAGKNTLVRALTERIDARVISFPRYGTSIHAQLAAEALHGRMGDLTDSAYAMATLFALDRHGAHAELTAPGLLLLDRYVASNAAYTAARLLDDAAATWVAELEFGRLALPRPVLQVLLDTPADLAQERARRREAIDASRTRDRYEADSGLQERTAAQYRRLAAKGWESPWIVAAPEDDPGHVAARIVDFIDNMS
- the mtrA gene encoding MtrAB system response regulator MtrA, producing MPQKILVVDDDPAISEMLTIVLSAEGFDTVAVTDGALAVETALREHPDLILLDLMLPGMNGIDICRSIRQDSAVPIIMLTAKTDTVDVVLGLESGADDYVNKPFKAKELVARIRARLRRTDDEPAETLEVGDLTIDVPGHTVKRGNEEISLTPLEFDLLLELARKPQQVFTREELLGKVWGYRHASDTRLVNVHVQRLRAKIEKDPENPQIVLTVRGVGYKTGNVE
- the mtrB gene encoding MtrAB system histidine kinase MtrB yields the protein MDKWRTSLQVRVLGSIFTASAVVMLLLALGMLTVFTQRLVDQKIDIAGSEIDRARVVVEEQIAASGASSSIQLRLNAARAGLASLGSSGSGADVTAVYEPVVLVNSEDIVVSPEGYHIPDRLRYFVSENQVSYQFTTIDQGGGESYNALIVGTPTDSDIPDLQVYLVFSMENDEASLALMRGLLSAALVVVVVLLVGIAWLATQQVTAPVRSASRIAERFAQGKLRERMVVDGEDEMARLAMSFNAMAKSLSAQIKQLEEYGNLQRQFTSDVSHELRTPLTTVRMAADLIADNSDELSPAARRASELMTRELDRFEALLGDLLEISRHDAGVADLSTTQHDARGPVNSAIQQVAVLAGELDVPLDVELPDDPVMINGDSRRIERIIRNLVANAIDHARGNPVHILLASNDDAIAITVTDQGVGLKEGQEELVFNRFWRADPSRVRHSGGTGLGLAISREDAILHGGSLDAAGNLGVGSMFRLVIPREPHGHYRTAPLELIAPQQPREVEA